Part of the Anaerolineales bacterium genome is shown below.
ATAAGGGTCAGCTTTCCCATAGGATCTTCTCCAGGCGTTCCATATCCAGCGCATCCTCCACCGCATCGGCCAAGGCTTCCAAGCCTTGCTCGACGTTCGCGGACAGCGCGGACCCCGCTCCCCGCCAGCCCAGGCTGCGCAGCCAGCCGCGGCGGAAGCGCGGATTGCCGAACAAGCCGTGCGGAGAGCAGCCCCAAATGCGCCCTTGCGGATCGGCCGCTCCGGCCGGAATGCGGACAGCCGCGCCGTTCCTCTCCGTGATCGTCAGCCAGACGCCCTCCGCGGCGGCGGTTTCTCCGGAGTGTATCTCGTAGCCCCCCAGCCGTTCACCCGCGACCGACTGCAGCCATCCGGGGCCGGAAGCTGCTTGCGCCCGGGATTGAAACGTCGCTTTCCCGCCGGTAAAAACCGTTTCCGCCGGCAACAATCCCAAGCCCGCCGCCTCCTCCGCGCTCGATTCCATATGCGCGGGATCGCGGATAATCCGGCCAAGCATTTGGTATCCACCGCAGATCCCGGCGACCGCCCCGCCGTTTGCGGCGAACCGGACAACGGCCTCGGCCAGGCCGCTCCGGCGCATCCAGGCCAGGTCGGCGATCGTGCTCTTCGTCCCCGGAAGGATGACGGCCCGCGGGTTTCCGAATTCCGCGGCGGTTTTCACATACCGCAAGCGCACGCCCGCTTCGGCGCGCAGCGGATCGAACTCGTCGAAGTTGGCGATGCGCGGAAAGGCGATCAGGGCGATCTCGACGCATTCCGCGCCGCCCGGCGAGCCTCCGCGGTCCGTCTCCACCGCAACGGCGTCCTCCTCCGGAAGCGAAAGCGCGGGCAGAAAGGGGACGACGCCGAGGACCGGAATGCCTCCCCGCTCCTCCAGAACGCGGACACCCCCGTCGAACAGAGAACGGTCGCCGCGGAACTTGTTGACCAGCAGACCTTTCACCAGCGCGCGATCTTCCGGTTCGAGAAGCCACAACGTACCCAGGAGTTGGGCGAAGATTCCGCCCCGGTCGATGTCGCCGGCAAGCAGGACGGGGGAGCGGGCGTAGCGGGCGACGGCCATATTGACGATGTCGCCTTCCCGCAGGTTCAATTCGGCCGGGCTGCCGGCTCCCTCGATGACGACCAGCTCGAAGGATTCGCGCAGCCGATCCAAAGCGGCGCGGACGGTCTCCCACAAGATCAGTTTTTCCCGATAGTACTCCTTCGCGGCGAGCGTCCGCCACGGCCTGCCCATCCGGACGATTTGGGAACGCGCATCCGCCTCCGGCTTGATCAAGACAGGATTCATATCCGTAGCAGGAGGCAGGCCGGCGGCCGCGGCCTGCAGCGCCTGGGCGCGTCCGATCTCGCCCCCGTCGGCGCAGACGGCCGCGTTGTTCGACATATTCTGAGCCTTGAACGGCGCAACCCGAACCCCGCGGCGGGCGTAGATGCGGCATAGCGCGGCGGAAAGCAGGCTCTTCCCGACCGAGGAGCCGGCCCCCTGCAGCATGAGCGTTTTAGCAGCCATCGGCCGCCTCGTTCAGGCGGTTCAGAACCGCCCCCTCGGGATGCACGGCGAGTTCGGAGAGCGACCCGGGACGGAGCGGAAACTGCCGGTACCGCTCCGGCGGGAGATCGAGCGCGATGCAGATGAGCATTTGGAGCGATCCTCCGTGCGCGACGACGGCGACATGCCGCGGCGATTGAAGCGCCCGTAAATCTCCCCAAACCGACCCGGTGCGGGCGGCGAGTTGCGCCAGGGTCTCGCCGCCGGGCGGCGCATTGGCCGTCGGATCCCGGCGCCACGCCCGGAATTGGTCCGGATGACTCTCGGCGATTTCGGCGAAGGTCTTTCCCTCCCAATCGCCGAACGACAATTCCCGCAGGCGCGGATCGGCGCGGAGCGGGCAGCCGCGCCGGCCGGCGATGATCCGCGCGGTCGCCGCGGCGCGGATCAAATCGCTGGAGTACACGGCGTCCAGCGGCCGGCCGGCCAGGCGGCGCCCGAGGAATTTGGCTTGCTCCAGCCCCTCGTCGTCGAGCGGCGCGTCGCTCCATCCCTGGAACCGGCCTTCCCGGTTCCAGGCGGTCCGCCCATGGCGGACGAGGAACACCGTCAGGGGCTCAGCCTTCATCGCGAGGCATCCCGGCCAGCGCGGCGAGCAGCCTGGCGTTTTCCTCCCCGGTCCGGGTGGCGAGGCGCGCGTTCTCGGGCAGGCCGAAGGAGGCGCAATTGCGCACCGCGATCCCGCGCGGCAGGAGCCGGGCGCGGAACGCCGCGGAGTCCCCGACGGGGAGAAGGAAGAAATGAGTCCGCGACGGTACGGGGGCAAACCCGAGCCCTTCCAGCCCGGCAAGCAGATTGTTTTTTTCCACCTGCAATCGTTCCAGTGTTCTGCGCAGGAACTGCTCTTCCTCCAACGCCGCCAATCCGGCCGCCTGGGCGAAGGCGTTGACGTTCCACGGCGGACGGACGGCGGCCATGGCCCGGACGGTTTCCTCCGCCCCGACGGCGTATCCCAGGCGCAATCCGGCGAGGGCGTAATCCTTGGTCATCGAGCGCAACGCCAGGACGTTCCGGTGCGGGTGGCGCAGGACGGATTCGATCCCGGGGACGAAAGCGAGGTACGACTCGTCGACGACATACAGCGTTTCGGGATGCGCCTCCGCCCAGGCCGCGATAACCTCCGCCGCGAGGAGTTGTCCGGTGGGGTTGTTCGGATTGCACAAGAACACGGCGCGATACTCCGTGGCGGCGTTTTTTTTCGCCAACAGGGAGGGATCCAGCCGGAAGCCGTCCTCGGCCGACGCGGTCCAAAAGCGCGGACGGGCGCCCATCCGCCGGGAAGCGCGTTCGTATTCGGAGAACGTCGGCGCGAGAATCAGGACTTCGTCGCCGGGCCGGAGGAAGGCGGACGCCGCCAGGCCGATCAGCTCCGCCGCGCCGTTGCCGGCGAGGATTTGATCGGGCGGCACGCCGATCCGGGCGGCAAGCGCGCGGCGCAGGGCATGCGATTCCCGGTCGGGGTACCGGTCCAATCGGACGGTCTCCAGCGCCTCGCGGACGCCCGGAAACGGCCCGAACGGGTTGACATTGGAGCTGAAATCGATGATGGATTCGGGCCGGAGGCCGAGCGCTTCGAGCTCGGCGCTGTCGATCCCGCCGTGTTCCTCCGGGCCGCGCGGCGCACGGACATCCATGATTATTTCCACCATCCCGCGGCGGGCAGCGGAAACAGGAAGGTGGCGGCCAGGATCGATGCGATTTGAAGGAGTCGGCGCGCCCGACGGATCTCGCCGGCCGAGGGGGAGGGGAATTCCCCTCCGAGCGAATAGTGTCCGGCCTTCTCGAGCCTCGCGCCCAGCGCACCCGCCATCGCGCTCGTCGGCACGCCGGCGTTCGGGCTGGCGGCGAGTCGCGCATCGCGGCGCATGATCCGCCATGCCCGCGGGCCGTTTTCGCGCGCGAGAAACGCCGCGGCGGTCAGCAGCAAGCCCGTCAGGCGCGAGGGGATGAAGTTCAACAGGTCGTCCAGGCGCGCCGGAAACTTCCCGTACCACTCGCGCGGCGGATCGCGGTAGCCGAGCATCGAGTCGGCGGTGTTGACGAAGCGGTAGGCCAGCGCGGCCGGAAGCCCGCCGACGGCGAAAAAGAACATCGGAGCAACGACGCCGTCGGACGCGTTTTCGGCGACCGATTCGACCGCCGCGCCCGCCGCCTGGGATTCCGCGAGCAGCGCGGTTTCGCGGCTGACCAGATGCCGGGATAATTTCCGGCGCGCTTCGGCCAGGTTGCGCGATTCCAAGGCTATCTGCACTTCGCCCGCGGCGCGGTCCAAGCCGCGCAACGAAACGGATGCCTTTAGGATCACTGCGGATGCCAGCCACCCGAGCGGGGCGGGAAAGGAATCGAACCATTCGGTCAGCACCCACCCAATCATTCCGGTGAGCGCCGTTCCCAGCAGAGTCAACCCGATGCCGGCGATGAACTCGAGCGCCGGCCGGCCGTAAGGCCGGATCCGGTCGGCGGCGGCGATTAATCCGCCCATCCAAGCGGTCGGGTGGAACCGGTTCAGCGGATCGCCGAGAAGCCAGTCCAGGAGCAGACCGATGACGACGGGCGGATTCATGGCGTGAGCGCGGCCGCCGTCAGCGCCGCGGTTTCCACGGTTTCCACGACCGCGCCGAAGACGTCGCCGGTGACCCCGCCCAAGTTCCTCCGCGCGATGCGCCGTACGGCTAACCCAACCGCCAGGCCCGCCCCGAGCGCCAGCAGGCCGGGAACGCCCAGCCAGACCGCCGCCGCGAGGGGGATCGGCGCGGCCAGGATCAGGGTGGATTTCTTCAGCCCGGCGTGCAGATCCGCTCCCATGCCATCGGCGCGGGCGGGCCGCGTCACACCGGCAAGGAGGATGCACCAGCGCCCCAGGCTGGCGGCGAGGATCAGCGCGGCGGGGGCCCGCTCCGGCGCGATGGAAACCAGCGCCGAGTACTTCATCAACAAAAGGAGCATGAGGCCCGCCGCACCGAAGGCGCCGAGATGCGGATCCTTCATGATTTGAAGGCGGCGTTCCGAGCCGCCGGGATGGAATATTCCGTCGCAGCAATCGGCCAACCCGTCGAGGTGCAAGCCGCCGGTCATAACGGCCCACGCCAGAAGCGCGAGCGCGGCGGCCATCGGCGGCGGGCCGAACCGGCCCGCCAGGAGAAAGACCGCGGCGGCAAGCGCGCCCAAGCACAGGCCGACAAA
Proteins encoded:
- the cobD gene encoding cobalamin biosynthesis protein CobD: MNPPVVIGLLLDWLLGDPLNRFHPTAWMGGLIAAADRIRPYGRPALEFIAGIGLTLLGTALTGMIGWVLTEWFDSFPAPLGWLASAVILKASVSLRGLDRAAGEVQIALESRNLAEARRKLSRHLVSRETALLAESQAAGAAVESVAENASDGVVAPMFFFAVGGLPAALAYRFVNTADSMLGYRDPPREWYGKFPARLDDLLNFIPSRLTGLLLTAAAFLARENGPRAWRIMRRDARLAASPNAGVPTSAMAGALGARLEKAGHYSLGGEFPSPSAGEIRRARRLLQIASILAATFLFPLPAAGWWK
- a CDS encoding cobyric acid synthase, which produces MAAKTLMLQGAGSSVGKSLLSAALCRIYARRGVRVAPFKAQNMSNNAAVCADGGEIGRAQALQAAAAGLPPATDMNPVLIKPEADARSQIVRMGRPWRTLAAKEYYREKLILWETVRAALDRLRESFELVVIEGAGSPAELNLREGDIVNMAVARYARSPVLLAGDIDRGGIFAQLLGTLWLLEPEDRALVKGLLVNKFRGDRSLFDGGVRVLEERGGIPVLGVVPFLPALSLPEEDAVAVETDRGGSPGGAECVEIALIAFPRIANFDEFDPLRAEAGVRLRYVKTAAEFGNPRAVILPGTKSTIADLAWMRRSGLAEAVVRFAANGGAVAGICGGYQMLGRIIRDPAHMESSAEEAAGLGLLPAETVFTGGKATFQSRAQAASGPGWLQSVAGERLGGYEIHSGETAAAEGVWLTITERNGAAVRIPAGAADPQGRIWGCSPHGLFGNPRFRRGWLRSLGWRGAGSALSANVEQGLEALADAVEDALDMERLEKILWES
- the cobC gene encoding alpha-ribazole phosphatase, encoding MKAEPLTVFLVRHGRTAWNREGRFQGWSDAPLDDEGLEQAKFLGRRLAGRPLDAVYSSDLIRAAATARIIAGRRGCPLRADPRLRELSFGDWEGKTFAEIAESHPDQFRAWRRDPTANAPPGGETLAQLAARTGSVWGDLRALQSPRHVAVVAHGGSLQMLICIALDLPPERYRQFPLRPGSLSELAVHPEGAVLNRLNEAADGC
- the cobS gene encoding adenosylcobinamide-GDP ribazoletransferase produces the protein MKYLLAAFRLLTIFPVPEYSRPRNGDSGRAAVWFPFVGLCLGALAAAVFLLAGRFGPPPMAAALALLAWAVMTGGLHLDGLADCCDGIFHPGGSERRLQIMKDPHLGAFGAAGLMLLLLMKYSALVSIAPERAPAALILAASLGRWCILLAGVTRPARADGMGADLHAGLKKSTLILAAPIPLAAAVWLGVPGLLALGAGLAVGLAVRRIARRNLGGVTGDVFGAVVETVETAALTAAALTP
- a CDS encoding threonine-phosphate decarboxylase; its protein translation is MDVRAPRGPEEHGGIDSAELEALGLRPESIIDFSSNVNPFGPFPGVREALETVRLDRYPDRESHALRRALAARIGVPPDQILAGNGAAELIGLAASAFLRPGDEVLILAPTFSEYERASRRMGARPRFWTASAEDGFRLDPSLLAKKNAATEYRAVFLCNPNNPTGQLLAAEVIAAWAEAHPETLYVVDESYLAFVPGIESVLRHPHRNVLALRSMTKDYALAGLRLGYAVGAEETVRAMAAVRPPWNVNAFAQAAGLAALEEEQFLRRTLERLQVEKNNLLAGLEGLGFAPVPSRTHFFLLPVGDSAAFRARLLPRGIAVRNCASFGLPENARLATRTGEENARLLAALAGMPRDEG